One stretch of Portunus trituberculatus isolate SZX2019 chromosome 23, ASM1759143v1, whole genome shotgun sequence DNA includes these proteins:
- the LOC123507734 gene encoding T-cell leukemia homeobox protein 2-like encodes MTALELEVDQEEEINVDGDSRPGSPAPPVLPRPAGTRGPPKPPTAARLSFSISALLGDKDLGSDEEDRRVESDDDEDHEDDDESYEEAADDYHMGYGALGGLPPPYGPLAGGAPTVLRVPAHRPVGMGYPGLAGLGAAHPWLPGLPVSPFDRPTALAPHYPTLDRLAGPFPLTRRVGHPYQSRTPPKRKKPRTSFTRVQVNELEKRFNKQKYLASSERAQLAKQLNMTDAQVKTWFQNRRTKWRRQAAEEREAERQATNRLMMSLQAEALSKGLLTDPPTTPLYNSNASLCALENIKPWAERNKPTPTPTGTDQDSYGSTPVVSPTCS; translated from the exons ATGACTGCCCTCGAGCTGGAGGTGGAccaggaggaagaaattaacgTGGACGGGGACAGTCGTCCAGGCTCGCCCGCTCCCCCGGTCCTGCCCCGCCCAGCCGGGACCCGCGGCCCGCCCAAGCCGCCCACCGCTGCCCGCCTCTCCTTCAGTATCTCGGCGCTGTTGGGCGACAAGGACCTCGGCAGCGACGAGGAAGACCGCCGCGTTGAAAGCGACGACGATGAGGACCACGAAGACGACGATGAGAGCTACGAGGAGGCGGCGGACGACTACCACATGGGTTACGGTGCCTTGGGAGGCTTACCGCCGCCCTACGGTCCCCTGGCGGGCGGCGCGCCCACAGTGCTGCGTGTGCCGGCACACCGGCCCGTGGGCATGGGCTACCCTGGACTGGCGGGCCTGGGGGCGGCACACCCGTGGCTGCCCGGACTGCCTGTGTCACCCTTCGACAGACCCACCGCCCTGGCGCCCCACTACCCAACCCTCGACAGGCTGGCAG GACCGTTCCCGCTAACCCGCCGCGTCGGACACCCCTACCAGTCGCGGACACCACCTAAACGCAAGAAGCCCCGCACCTCCTTCACACGAGTACAG GTGAATGAGCTGGAGAAGAGGTTCAACAAGCAGAAGTACCTGGCGTCCAGCGAGAGAGCCCAGCTGGCCAAGCAACTCAACATGACAGACGCGCAGGTCAAGACGTGGTTTCAGAATCGTAGGACAAAGtggag AAGGCAGGCGGCGGAGGAGCGTGAGGCGGAGCGACAGGCCACCAACAGGCTCATGATGTCCCTGCAGGCAGAGGCACTATCCAAGGGCCTCCTCACTGACCCGCCCACCACGCCCCTCTACAACTCCAACGCCTCCCTCTGCGCCCTCGAGAACATCAAGCCGTGGGCGGAGAGGAACaaacccacgcccacgcccacgggAACTGACCAGGACTCCTACGGCAGCACCCCCGTCGTCTCGCCCACGTGTTCCTGA